From the genome of Chlorocebus sabaeus isolate Y175 chromosome 2, mChlSab1.0.hap1, whole genome shotgun sequence, one region includes:
- the KRTAP19-5 gene encoding keratin-associated protein 19-5, which yields MLPFTLRILPRAANQLTTPDTMNYYGNYYGGLGYGYGGFDDLGYGYGCGCGGFRRLGYGCGYGGYGYGSGFGGYGYRSCRPSCYGGYGFSGFY from the coding sequence ATGCTGCCATTCACACTCAGGATCTTGCCTCGAGCAGCAAACCAACTCACCACTCCTGACACCATGAACTACTACGGCAACTACTACGGAGGCCTGGGCTACGGCTATGGAGGCTTCGATGACCTGGGCTATGGCTATGGCTGTGGATGTGGCGGCTTCCGCAGACTGGGCTATGGCTGTGGCTATGGAGGCTACGGATACGGCTCTGGCTTTGGAGGCTATGGATACCGCAGCTGCCGCCCATCATGCTACGGAGGATATGGATTCTCTGGATTTTACTGA